One region of Pararhizobium qamdonense genomic DNA includes:
- a CDS encoding AbrB/MazE/SpoVT family DNA-binding domain-containing protein, whose product MATLTVTARGQVTFRKDILQHLGIRPGEKVELNLLPDGKAELMAVRVKGSFRDLHGSLKGKTNGRVLSVEEINEAIAEAGARAGTDKA is encoded by the coding sequence ATGGCAACATTAACTGTAACGGCACGCGGTCAGGTTACGTTTCGCAAGGACATCCTTCAGCATCTGGGAATTCGGCCCGGTGAAAAAGTTGAATTGAATCTGCTGCCGGATGGCAAAGCGGAGCTAATGGCTGTTCGAGTGAAGGGTTCGTTCCGGGACCTTCATGGATCCCTCAAAGGAAAGACAAATGGCAGGGTTCTCAGTGTCGAGGAGATAAATGAAGCTATTGCTGAAGCAGGTGCAAGAGCTGGAACTGACAAAGCATGA
- a CDS encoding type II toxin-antitoxin system VapC family toxin gives MKVTADTNVLLRAYVADDVTQAKAAIDLLADAETVAVSTQSLCEFVWVLMRQYRTDRGDISAAIRALLNTENVVVNRPAVDAGLAVFDAGGDFADGVIAYDGNWLGGETFVSFDKKAVKLMSVLGQSSRLL, from the coding sequence ATGAAGGTGACTGCAGATACGAATGTGTTGCTACGTGCTTATGTTGCTGACGATGTGACGCAAGCGAAAGCTGCGATCGACCTTTTGGCCGATGCCGAAACTGTTGCAGTTAGCACGCAATCTCTATGTGAGTTTGTATGGGTGTTGATGCGGCAATACCGGACTGACCGGGGCGATATTTCAGCAGCAATCCGGGCTTTGCTGAATACGGAAAATGTTGTTGTGAATCGGCCTGCCGTCGATGCAGGGTTGGCTGTATTTGATGCTGGCGGTGATTTTGCAGACGGTGTTATCGCTTATGATGGCAATTGGCTCGGTGGCGAGACTTTTGTTTCATTCGATAAAAAGGCAGTGAAGCTCATGTCCGTGCTCGGTCAGTCCAGTCGTCTTTTATAG